The window GCTCTTATTAATGAAATATCGCAAAACCTGATGTAATTATTCTTTACTTATCTGCAGGGTATAACTCTCAAGCTGAATCCGCAGCAGAAATGCGTTGTCGCACGGATCCTATATGGCGGCCTTATTCATCGTCAAGGTGATTGTCTTGGTTATGTCTTTCATGTTTTGTGTGCTATATTTGGGGCAAAGTGACGGTGTATCCAAAGTCCACCTTGATCCGTTTGTACTTTGCTTCCCTGTCCTTCCTCACCCCCCCTTTCTGAGATTGAGAGAGGCCGAATATCCTTGTCCTCACATGGTGTGGTCTTGTGATTGGCCGCCAGGTCCGAGCAGTGCAATATGGGGGGGAAGTcgtatgtttttacttatatcTCGAAACTCCACATTGCAATTAAGTGATATCCAGTGAGTCCAAAGATGAGCTTTATGTAGACTTCACTTTGACGCACGTGGTCATTTAAGGCACCCATACACCCAGATATTTATATTAGGAATGCCCACCTGTCTAAtggaataattatttattactgttcTATTTAGGGGGCTTCTTTGAGCTTTGTATTCTTCCTAAACCTCTGCAAATTCTAAACAAAGACCTATTGATACTCTGGGgcctttaaataaaaacctgtcattacagcaatacaagGTGACATTGCTGACATTCTCCAGCCATGAGTGTCATTTTCATGTTGTAGACACGGTGACCCATGCACCGtctatactatattattattacacagtatttatatagcaccaacatattacccagcgctgtacaagtccatagtcatgtcactagctctccctcaaagggggctcacaatctaatgtccctacatcagtcatatgtctttattacagtcttaaGTCAGTTGtttggggaagctaattaacttaactgcatgtttgtggatTGTGGGAGGACCTGCAACCTCTATGCAGGTAGTttcctggatgagatttgaacctaggacccagtgctgcaaaggccagagtgctaaccactgagccaccgtgttacCCATATAACACGTTCATACACACGAACAATGAACTAATTGTTACATTGGGACATTTACTTCATTCTTTTTTGTTAACCTTGTTACATACAAGGATGAAGGTATTCTGAAGTCcgaacacacttcctgtcctaggttGACAACCTACATCTCTATGGATATATGTGTTACAGATTTCTTTTGGTTTGAATGCGatttaagaaattaaaatgaaGCTCATTGCTCATCATATCCTCTATAACCTTTTGCAGTTGATGATCTTGTGTATCTTATTCTTTGTTTCAGGTTCGCTTCATGTGGGGGATGAAATCCTTGAAATAAATGGAAAGAGCGTCCAAAACCAAAGTGTGGATCACTTGCAGAGTGTACTGGTGAGGAATAGATTGAAGACACCTTGACAGAAGATAATTTCACTGCAAAATCAGTTCCTTCACCATGCCCCTATGATATAATGACTCCATCTATATTGGAAAGATCTTTCCCTTTGTACATAACAAATAACTAATGTGGCATAATATTTTGTATCCTTTGCTCTTCACAAACATGGCAGTTTTTGGGTATCTACCTGATTTTTTTGGGTGGGTGGGAGTCATTTTATAACTGGCAGCACTGTAACCTTTTAATTCCTTTGTCTTCTGTAGAAAGAAAGTAAAGGAACTGTTATGCTAAAGGTGTCACCCACACAGAGTAACCGCAAACCACCACTACAGGTAAAACCTTTTCACTGAACCTTGTACTTGAGTACACTTCAATCAGTTGCGTTACGTCCTGAGATAATTACGGTTCATTTTGCTTCCTATGAATAGATAAGAGGCAGGGAGTGTTTGATAGCCTGTCATTAAGATTCCTATCATAGTACACTGATCAACCAAAGGAATAAAACTACCCGATCTTGTGGAGTCAGCCTATTAAGATGTGGACTCCAAAAGCCTTACAAAGGTGTCCTCGTATCCGGCACCAAGATATTAACAGCAGGACCTTTAAGTCACATTGCCTACCCATAGTGCACCCTGATGTGTCCTATTGCCTGCCTTCTTCCCTGCATGCTTCTGTCTTTGCTGGCCTACCCATAATACATCCTGCTGCCCGgctggcctgccttcttcccatagagCACCCTGCTGTTGCCCTGCCTTCTTCCAATAGAGTGCCCTGCTGCTTCTGCCAgcttgccttcttcccatagaGCATCCTGGTGCCTctaccagcctgccttcttcccatggAGCGCCCTGCTGCTTCTGCcaacctgccttcttcccatagagCGCCCTGCTGCTCCAGCTaacctgccttcttcccatagagCACCCTGCTGCTTCTGCCAACCTGCCTTCCCATAGAGCGCCCTGCTACTTCTGCCAACCTGCCTTCCCATAGAGCACCCTGCTGCCTCTACCACCCTGCCTTCTTCCCATGAAGCGCCCTGCTGCTTCTGTCAACCTGCCTTCTTTCCATAGAGCACCCTGCTGCCTctaccagcctgccttcttcccacaGAGCGCCCTGCTGCTTCTGCCACCCTGCATTCTTCCAATAGAGCGCCCTGCTGCCTCTTCTGGCCTGTCTTCTTCCCACAGAGCGCCCTGCTGCTTCTCCCAACCTGACTTCTTCCCATAGAGCACCCTGCTGCCTCTAGCACCCTGCATTCTTCCAATAGAGCACCCTGCTGCCTCTGCCAgcttgccttcttcccatagaATGCCCTGCTGCCTCTGCCAGCCAGCCTTCCTCCCATAGAGCACCTTGCTGCTTCTGCCACCCTTCCTCCTATAGAGTGCCCTGCTGCTTCTGCCAACCTGCCTTCTTACCATAGAGCGCCCTGCTGCCTCTGCCAgcttgccttcttcccatagaATGCCCTGCTGTCTCCCTGCCAGCTTGCCTTCTTCGCATGTCTCTGCCAgcttgccttcttcccatagtgcaccctgccttgttcacttttttttgtttatgtagcaAAATAGAAGATGTGAAAagatatatttgttaatatttattttatttattttttaaacagatgtttGTGAGAGCTCTGTTTGATTACGACCCTCTCTCAGACCCGCTTATCCCCTGCCGGGAGGCCGGGTTGCGTTTCCGCACTGGAGACGTTCTGCAAATCATAAACAAAGACGACTCCAACTGGTGGCAAGGAAAGACACTCGGAGCCGAGACTGCCGGTCTAATACCCTCCCCTGAGCTTCAAGAGTGGTAAGTAAACTCTGCACTTCTAGTTTTCAATATAGCACAAATACTTTTGGCCTAAAGAATGGCATGGTGCCTCTATTTTAAATTTGCTAATTTTGTACTCCACAATGCATGGATGTAAGTCACTTTTGTTTTGCAGTGCGCGGTGTCTTAGTTGTATGATGATATAAAACCATCAATAGTGCAGCTGCTTAAATTTGGTGTTCTGTGGTCTCTTTCAGGCGTGTGGCCAGCTCCAATACAAACAACCAGATACCTCAGACCTGTAGCCCCTTtagcaaaaagaagaaatgcaaGGATAAGTATCTTGCCAAGCACAGCTCAAGTGAGTACAAATGGCTATACAGCTTTTGTATTATGACTCTGCCTGTTTCGTAGTCTTGATATATTACCATTAACCTATATTCTTTCCTATCTACCTCCAGTATTCGACCAGCTTGATGTGGTGCTGTACGAAGAAGTGGTATCTCTCCCGGCATTTACAAGGAAGACTCTGGTGCTGATTGGTCAGTTTCAGATTATAAACGTCTTTTATGTGTCCTGTGCATAACATTAATTAATCACATAATACAGTTTTACCGTCTCTGCCCTCTCCTTCTATTGGCATGTACACTGCAGCATTATTATGTGGCTATTTATGCTGCTTCCTCTCTCCTGGTCTGACCTGTGCTGTACAGAGATTGTAAGAGGTTGATAGAAGatacttgcaaaaaaaatctgtattaatgaatacagagctgcattcatgcATGTGAATTCAGCTTCAAACAAACATGAATCTTGTGTAATCTTGCTTTTGATTTAGCTTAGCATAAATacaggtaaattacatttttgatggGTATATATGGTAGACTGTTTCTGTGGGGAAGGAGTCGAATAGATGAGAGGCGGCTCTTAAATAGGAGCCATTTACCAGGCTGCTTTAGGGTGGAGGACTACCTAAGTCAGATAAAAGATTTATTGCTCCCAGCAGCTAACTTGGAGCTAAAGGTTGATGCATGTGGGTGGTCACAGGGCCAACTTGAGCTCTCTAATTCATTTTAACTCTGAGAACAAATTGGAGGCAGTCAACAGGCATTTAGTAAGTGCATAGCCATGAGTACAACCACCCACAAAAGTATGAATTACACCATCATAGTACATAGTAGGTAATGCCTCTGACTGACATCCCAATGGGATTTTAGCCCATCACATGACCAGGCTGGCAATTAGATTATATTGGGAGATTATATTGAGTAATTGTATCTAGATAACATTCATgtctaaatattctgttttgtctTCTGGCTTTTCCTCAGGTGTAAGTGGAGTCGGTCGTAGTCACATCAAAAATACTTTACTTACCAAATATCCAGAACGATTCGCTTATCCTTCACCACGTAAGTGCCCCCAATTTTGTAAAGATTATCTACGTTGTCTACAGACCTATGAAGGGCTACAGGGAGCATGCTGGTAACCAGTGACTAAGTAAATGGGAACATATATAAAAGCAATGAATGCCATTATATCACCTTTTGCCAACTGCTGGCATCAAGGCCTGGGGGGATTAAGGCGTACTGAGCCAGTGTTCTGCAATGCTTTCAGGAAGCTTTGTAGGTACTCTTTTAGGCATCCCCACCAGCATATTCTGTCTGCATTTTATATAGAACCCTGGAGTCCCATTGATTGAGATCACTAGGTCTGAAATAAAGGATGTACTTAGTTGTCACAGTGAAAACGTAATTGGAAGATTTCCTGTCCCAGCTACAATCGAACTTTTCGATTTCCCATTGTTTTCTGTTTCTATGACAGTGGCCACCAGGACTAATCTAGTAAACCTCCTTAGTGGAGCAATGTCCCCAATACAAACTGGAGCGCTTGCCAATATGATATCTACTCCTAGTCCTGTGAGTTGGGTATCCCaggccatcctaattggctggcCAAGACATAAGTTCCATGCAGAATGTCAGCATACATCATAAAGAAACTCCTTAGCAGGCAGGTGAAACCTCAATTACTTCTGCCAGCCAATCACACAAAGGCTGCTGGCGAGCTAAAGGTTCACTTTCTTTGTGTTTCCATTAGACACCTCTCGGCCGCCCAAGCGTGGAGAAGAAGATGGAGCGGCCTATCATTTTGTGTCTGTGGATGAAATGAGCAAAGCAATCTCAGAGAATCTATTTCTGGAGTTCGGGAGCTTTAATGGCTACATGTTTGGCACCAAATTCCAGACTGTAACGGACATCCACAAAGATGGGAAGGTGGCCGTGCTGGATATAGAACCACAGGTGAGAGATATATTACAGGAAATCTGTGTGCActacaagaaataaatatttgttatgtattaatTTATGTCTCGTTTTCGCTAGACTCTGAAGATGGTTCGCACAGCAGAACTGGCTCCGTTCATTGTGTTTGTGTCCCCGACTGATAATGATAAAGTAAGTAAAGATTTATAGGACCTCACCCGCACCCTATGGATCATTCAGCTGGCATAAAGCCCCTGCTGGTACAATCTGCATTCTACCTATACTGCCTTGGGTACACTGGAGGAGGGGGTCAGTGAcaccatttataaaataattgccTTTTTATGGGTTTCCCCATAGTCCTATCTTTTGATGGGACAGTGAATATGAAAGTGTGATCACACCTTTCCTTTTTCCATCCTCCAATAAACACAAGGATCTGATAGGTTGGAACCAGACAAAACCCTATTCCTTCCAGTGCACCCATTCCACTTTCCAAAGCATTTGGGATCCATACATAAAACGTTTTGTTATTTCCCTGGCTGATCGATGCCACCCGGTCATCTACCTAACCTTAAAAGAAAATGTGGTTCATCAGACTAGGCCACCTCCTGGGCCATGGTCCAATATGGAGACTTATGTGCCCATTTTGTGGGTGGTTTTTGACGTAAACAAAAGTCACCATGGGCACAACACAGCAAGTTGTGATGACTGTGTGTACTGACCTTTCTCTCATGGCCAGAGCTGTTTTTCAGCAAGTTTTGCtacagtagctttttttttttattgtatcagaCCAAGCCTGCTAAAGCAATGAGCCTTTGCCCACCTTGTCTatggtaggtactaaccactgcattcTAGAAACCCCGCACAAGACCTGCTGTTCTGGACCCATTGCCCAACTATAATAATTTGGCCCTTGGCAGAGTCGCTCTGATCTCTACAAAtttccatttttcctgcttcaatCACATCACCTGGCTGCTTAATACCCGCCCCCACCCCCCCAGGGGCTGTTGTAGCCAGACAATCCACGTTATCATAATTTTTACAGATTtaatggcagcacagtggctcagtaaGTGGTTAGCACTTGGGCCTtcgcagcgctgggtcccaggttcgaatctcggtcaagacattatctgcatggagtttgcaggttctcatgtttgtgtgggtttcccctggatACGCTGGtcttctcccacattccaaaacatgcagtttagttaattggctaccccccaaattgacctaaaactacattaatgactatagtagggacattagattgtgagcccctttgagggacagctagtgacataactatggactttgtacagcgctgcattatataaatactgtgtagtaataatacaattaaaaaataaacccttcAGGTTCCTGGGAACCTCAACCAACTGGAAACAGCTACTACAGTGGTTCCATAAATGCCCCGGGGTGTCTAAAGGTAGTGGTAGGATGTCCAGGAGCAACTAGCAAATCCCAGAATTTTGGAGGAAGAGCCATGAGGGGGATTTTAGgttctttctataaaaaaaaaaaaaaaaaaaaaaaatcagggttgaacactgaatataaaaaaaaaaaaaaaaaaagcaaatcagggttgtgtaataataataatattgattgtaTTTAACAATACCCCATGCCTGCTGGCTCCGGAGGGCAGATCAGTATTCAACAAATGCTGCACGATAGGGTGAATATGTACATTGTCATGTACAGCGCTACAGAATATGTAGGTgcttaataaatcctgtttattaataataatttcagacTGATATTCATTACTTTGATTGCATCTGAGCTTTAAAGTgattatctatttttaaaaaagtaatcatttcattgtttaattcttttgtttctctcttttttttttttttttttgtcatagtcGGAAGCCTTGCAGAAGCTTCGGGCCGAGTCTGATGTCCTCCGCGCCCGCTATGCGCAGTACTTTGATCTGGTTCTAGTTAATAACGATGTGGAACAGACGGTGAATGACCTCCTAGGAGCTTTCGATGCTGCATGTGCCTCCCCCCAGTGGGTCCCCGTTTCTTGGGTATACTGATTTGCATTCTTCATTACCGTTCCCTGACATCCACTCCATTTACAGCATACAAGATGTTACCTTTTTACGTTTTTAATTGGCGTTTGAGCTGATGAGTAGTTCAGTGTTTTTACAATTATCAGAATAGTGTACTCTGTGATGTATCTGGAAGACCAGCATTTTTTATTGAAG is drawn from Pyxicephalus adspersus chromosome Z, UCB_Pads_2.0, whole genome shotgun sequence and contains these coding sequences:
- the MPP1 gene encoding 55 kDa erythrocyte membrane protein, with the protein product MTLKFERSETPSMRSALSDLYLETLLQNKAAAQGLPASAPGALTEDGYTTNGCPEEKKKVRLVQFQRNTEEPMGITLKLNPQQKCVVARILYGGLIHRQGSLHVGDEILEINGKSVQNQSVDHLQSVLKESKGTVMLKVSPTQSNRKPPLQMFVRALFDYDPLSDPLIPCREAGLRFRTGDVLQIINKDDSNWWQGKTLGAETAGLIPSPELQEWRVASSNTNNQIPQTCSPFSKKKKCKDKYLAKHSSIFDQLDVVLYEEVVSLPAFTRKTLVLIGVSGVGRSHIKNTLLTKYPERFAYPSPHTSRPPKRGEEDGAAYHFVSVDEMSKAISENLFLEFGSFNGYMFGTKFQTVTDIHKDGKVAVLDIEPQTLKMVRTAELAPFIVFVSPTDNDKSEALQKLRAESDVLRARYAQYFDLVLVNNDVEQTVNDLLGAFDAACASPQWVPVSWVY